AGTCCGTGGTATTTGGCGAAGACTGAGTGTTCCATGTTGAAAAATGGAATCTGAAGGACTCTCCTTTCTGAAGAAGTGTCACAGAGCGAATACAGGCAAATTCAGACAGCCAACTATATCTAGTGGGTGATGAGTCTGGATGGGTCAGTGAAATTAGGACTATTGTATTGTTCATGAAATGAAGATATGAAATTCATATTTGGGGAGTTCAATTATTTCCAAACAATAACTTCATGGATAACAAGTGTAAACCATGATGTGACTTCACCAGAATGAAATATGTAAAGACATATATatgaaacacacacatgcacacacacacatatatgcatattttgtgtatgtatatatatatatgcatacttttgtgttgtgtatatatgtgtgtgtgtgtgtatgtgtgtgtgtgcacatgagaGGAACTTGCATCAAAGGAGTCTACTGAGATTTGAAACCACGCTgctccctttcttctcctctgaCAATTCCACACTCTCATTCAGTTTCCTATCTGTTCCATTCCTACCACCAACATGAGCAGCTTGTCTAGGAAGTTACAGCTCTTTAATGCTAAGATTTAAGAGACTTTTGTCTTAATTTCCAAGTTTCATTTCACTTAATAGCATCCCATTTTGACcacagattctttaaaaaaatgatgtttaAAATAATGGTTGAGTCTGTGACAATCTCATGTGAGTTTACTGACTtaggaatattttaaaaccaatgAATCTAAGTGACAGCAATCATTACAAAATGattcatggaagcaacctcaatgtccatcagcagccggatggataagaaagctgtggtacatatacacaatggagtattactcagccattaaaaagaatacatttgaatcagttctaatgaggtggatgaaactggagctgattatacagagtgaagtaagccagaaagaaaaacaccaatacagtatactaatgcatatatatggaatttagaaagatggtaacgataaccctgtatgtgagacagcaaaagagacacaaatttataaaacagtcttatggactctgtgggagagtgtgagggtgggatgatttgggagactggcaatgaaacatgtaaaatatcatatgtgaaattaatggccagtccaggtttgatgcatgatacaggatacttggggctggtgcactgggatgacccagagggatggtatgaggagggaggcaggaggggggttcaggatggggaacacatgtacacccatggcggattcatgttgatgtatggcaaaaccaatacaatattgtaaactaattagtctccagttaaaataataattttttttatattttaaaaaattccagaggaaaacccaaaaaacaaacgaacaaacaaaaaataattcaaacacTGAAGAAGATAACATCTgccaggaagcatttaacaggaggcttcctgtgtgctattttggatctgtcaggaatcctctgttccttattaactCCTGAATATTTAGGagttaagaggagaggcaagcctctcccagagCTGAgggatccaggcatttccttcgttagttttTCAATAGgatgataagtaccctcttcctttttatgaaccatatggtaaaagtgattatttacaactttctctctctttaatatggatcgcctatgttttgtaagtcaggaattttaatctttatctttgctgagaataactacactatgttgattaaaacacctttgctccatcagagctcttgtccctgtgtctttctttctctttctttttctctctctctctcaggctatttctttggagTGCAGAGGCCCTCTGAGTTCACCTTCCTGCCTGGGCCTCTAAGACCCTCTCAAGAAGGTGCTCTGCACCTTCACCCCATCAATAGGGCACCTgaggcctccgtgaacagagcaAACCCCGTGCGAGGGGCTTTCTTGGCTTTCTggataaaccaaggaatatcagcctctttctctcctttgccttcttaTTGTCGACTgcggaccaccaggttctggtccattaaaggaccacaACAAACATTAAAGATTAAAAGTCACAGATATCAGCCAAGATCACGTAAGGTGATTTAAGGTACCAAAATTTCAATATTATTAGCATTACCATATTATTATCACTGCAATCAGTAGTGTTTTCTAAATTGTTGCATTTATTGAGAAATAGAGTGTATACTCAGGTCATTCTGTAGGTGGGCAGTTCCATGTATGAAGCTTAAATTGATAAAATTTGCATGAGATTTATAATTAATTATGCTTAATGGCATATGATCTCGTAATGGGTTTCTGTTGTTTCAACCTGACTAGGCTGTAATATAAGGATTTAAGGTAATCCACCAGCCACTTTGTGGAacactcacatctcctgcagttATTCAAGCAGATACTAATCTAGGTGATGCTGTGAAGAGGTTTTGAAGATGTAAATCCATGATATAGACTCTAATCTAAGGAGATTATGCAGATGCACTGATTTAATCAACAGGAGGTCTTTAAAAGATGCATAGTAACTCCTGGAACAAAATTCCAGACAATAAGTGGATCAGTATTACTCTCAATGCCTCAGTCTCCTGTGGGCAACAGCTTTGCCCTGAATAACTTGGATTCCAGCCTGCTTGTGTTTACCCTTCCTGAGGAAGCACCCTCCTGTCCTCACACTTTTCTGTAACCATCACAGGAGCAAATTCCCTGTGAACATgagctctgtctttctctctctctcctataaTTGAACCCTAACTGATACAAACCTGATACACTTATGATAACTATTAGCTTAACTTTGACTATAAATCTTATGTATAGTCCATTGACTGATACAACTCCAAGAATATTAAGGTAGATGTACCCAAAATTTTCACGGAAAATGGTGATTTTTTATTGCTGCAAATTCTTGGGAATAAAACTTACTTGCATTGCATCTTCTTGGGTCAAGGAAAAAGAGGACCACTCTTACGCCTAATTAAAGACCTTGCCTGGCTTAGTAGGAGATGCCAGTTTGGAAAATTTACATttaggaagaaaatataaatgcaCCTTCTTAGAAGAAATGTATCATCAGTAATTTTCTGCTCTTTACTCCTGACTGCATGTGAGGTGTGGTTTCCGCTGCTTGCTAGTTGCCCTCCAGACTATCATCTATGTATACCTTCAACAATCACCAACTTGCATGATTTTGTTCATGAAATTTGCTTTctatgcttattttattttcattcatgtatttttatgatttttctcaTTGCAACAAATTTAATTACCAAGGAGTttataaaggaaacattttacaAAGTAAAGCCCCAATCATAATTACCAACTGCAATGTTCTCATCATTGGTCTATGATCTATTCCTTTTCTATGGATTTCTCCTCATGGGCTCCTGTACTGGAACTACAGTGGGGAAATTTTAATGAGAGATGGGCTAGGTGACATTAAGAAAGTTTCCAAAATCTTGGTATCTCGCTTTCTTACTTCCTTAATATAGAAGTAGGCCACTCTCCAACTGGGACTGAATGGATTGGGGCAGAACTATTTCCATATGTATATTTAAGCTCTGATCTGCCACTAAAAtgtttctttctgacttagaaaagtaaaaatagaaaaaaattcatgTTTCATTTGAATGAGGTACTCCACTTGTTTTCCAGGCAGCTTCTGCATTTATTCTTAGCAGAAATCCTGACTCTTTGTCACTAATACATATCCCACTGATGTATGAATGATATTGGAAATCTGTTTAACATTAAGGCTCTCTCATTATTTGCTCTTTTCTCCCCCTCTAGGTTCCtggcttttttgtttgcttgtttgttttcatgAACAATTGTATCttttataagtgaaagtgaagtctctcagtcgtgtccaactctttgtgaccccgtggactgtagcccaccaggctcctccatccctgggattctccaggcaagaatactggagtgggttgccatttccttctccaggggatctttccgacccagggatcaaacccaggtctcccgcattgcaggcagatgctttaacttctgagccaccagggaagccctataagttATTGTAtcttttatatatgaaaaaattgaGTTTGAATATTAATCTTGTTTTCAGAAGTAATCttagtgatttatttattttattttttgtatactcttattttttttttactttattgtttatTAGTGTGTTTCAGGTGAACATTTGTAACATCAGAAATAATGATCATACTCGACTTTTTATACCTAAAGTTTATTTCTTACTGTGTTTTGCCAGTTTTCTAAAAAACATATTAATAGTGATGATGTATTGTTGTCTGGATTGTGGCCATTAAAGACACTCCAAAGCTTTAAGACAGAATTTGCAACTACTAATAtgatttaaatttatgtttaaattaaCATAAGTTTAAATTATTCTTAAGCATctatttattaacttatttagttttaggtttttttttttttaatctcagttggtaaagaatccacttgcatacaggagaccctggtttgattcctgggttgggaaaatcccctggggaagggataagctacccactacagtgatcttgggcttcccttgtgtctcagctggtaaagaatctgcctgcaacgtgggagacctgggttcgatccctcggttgggaagatcccctggagaagggaaaggtgacccaacccagtattcttgcctgagaataccatggactgtattccgtgggttgcaaagagttggacacgactgagcaactttcactttcatttcagttcatgaTGTGTACTAGTATGTTCATGGCGTGCTTTCTTTCAACTATCAGTCTGATTTTTCCTCAGACACATTAATATAAGGCAACTGTATTAATTGGTTACTTTCAAAAATACTGTTGTTTTCCAGAAATAACCCACATTTAATGCTCTACTGAGAATATGACAAATTCAGACAGATTCTCTCAACCTTTGTTAGAGTGGAAATTCATATTTATGCAAGGCCCCATGGTATGCAAGATTCATCACATgctatgttttttctttcttttttgatgacctAGATGTTAATCCTGTGTTCCACAATAACATAACCCACAGGAAAACTTGGAAATTATTCAAAGTCCAAACAATTCTCTAACTCCTTTCTCTAGATTGTTATTTTGTAATACACAGTAAACCACTCATCTGCAGATTTGCTTTTCTTGATTTCAGTTACTCAGGTGGTTAAAACCTTGTTCaggaaatattaaatggaaaatcttagaaataaataattcaaatatattttattgtgagCCATTCTATGCAGTGCAATGAAATTCCACACCATCCAGCTTTATCCCAACGAGAACATATATTGTCACTTTGTCCTGCTTATCCCACCTTCATTGACTTAACTTTCTGGGCTATCATATCCATGGTCATATAAATCACACTAGGTGTCTTCAAGTAGCCCTTATTTAATAATGGCCCTTAAGTATGGTGATAACAATGGTGGTATTTCAGATATGCCAAAGGGAAGCCATAGGGTCCATCCTTTAGGagattctttctgtcttttccctTATACTATTGCAacagaaaaagacatgcaaattCTGAGTTCTCTAAAAGAAATGCTTTTCCCAGTTTCCAGGGCAATGGCGATTTCCCTGCAAATCAGATTTCATCCTGAGGTTGAATAGATGTACATAGGGCAGAGCAGATTATGAGGAAGCCGGAGAAGTTTGCAGGCTGATGTAGGCCTGGCTGTTGACCAGGTCTGCCTATGCTGTACAGGTTCTGGGTTCCTGTATTGAGGTCCAGGAAGTGGGAAGCACATGATCATATTGTGGTGAATTTAGGAAGCTCATGAAGGAAGTGAAAAACCACAACATATATTCTGGACACATGGTAACAAGAGAAGAATTTATTGTCAGCAATATGGAGGACAACCAAGTGAAGTTTGCATTTAACACTATCTTCACATCAAATAACAATAAAGGAAGTTCCATTACAGTAGAAAGAGCCTAAAGATCAGGAAGTCTCCTTGATATGCTGCAGTGGACAAGGGCTCCCTCAAGAGAAGGAGTCCTGAGCATCCCATCTGGGCTGTGACTCAGAGCCTCACCTGTGGCCAGTGCAGATGAAGGGCCTGACAGGGAAAGTGCACACGCCATCATCGTACCGCCAAAGGAGGGTGCGCTTGGCAGCATCCACGAAAGTAATACTCCCACTGTCACAATCAAGGAACACCCCAACCCTTTCCAGAGGTCTCTCTATGTACAGAGGTGTGGTGGGGGCTGTGGTCCAGAGTTGGTAATGGTCATCCTGCTTCACACACACAAGGAGAAAGTTATCCCTGTTGGACTCGTCCAGTATGCTATCATCCTTCCTTATCCAGGAATCCTTACAGACGCCTACAGCCCAATCCCAAGAGCTGTCCACAAACATCTCCCAGTACTGTTTGCCAGAGGTGAAGCTCTGGTCTCCCCATGAGGCAAAATACTTTGCTGTTCCACCATCCGAAGATGCATGGAGGCTGTCATGTTCATATGTCAGACGTCTTGCATCATCAAACAGCCTGATGTGATGACTGCTTACTTCATTACTGAATAAAaagttgactgtggagagatgagAGAAAATGCCAGTCAAAACCAATGTTAAAATTCAAATTATCTACCAGAGAAGGTGGTCCACCTGGAGTCTCACTGCAAATATATTGTAAGATTGGAAGGGCAGTTCTGATTGAAAAGTATTGGGTTTAACTATTGCTCACATATCTGCTGAAGAAAGAACTAATTAAAATGGAGATAACTTCCTACAAGTTCAGCAATTATAAGTTAGAGGGAGGTCAAGGTGACTTCTGGCTGGGTATAATATTGTGTATTTATTACATCTAAAAGACTGGACTCCTGGGCATCGATCACCTCCAAGACCATGACAGCATATCTTATCCTCACCTTCACCACCACAGTGCAAGGAAAAAAGCTGCATTGTAGAACGGAAAATTGGTGATCACTCTACAATTACAGATAAGTTAGCAAATGGACACTGAAGAAATACAACCTAAGGATGGCGTCTTCAAAGTAGCTAATTTGTAGAGCTTTTCTGTCTTTGATCTGTGGTTCCAAACTGAGGCCTAGTGTTCCACTTCCTGCTAAGTCACCCTCGAGGGTGAGGTTTATCATGGACCTCATTGTGGCCTCATCATCCAACCATTTTCTTACTTGTGATTTCTGCATTTGATTTTTGAGGCTTATGTATTTTGTCAAATAATGTGAATGGAAAAACACTTTATGCTTTCAATTCTTAAGAACTTTTtaagcaaaaattttttttaggactttcctggtggcacagtggataagatgcTTCCTGCAAATTTAGGGGACATTCCTaacctgggaagattccacatgctgtggagctaCTGAACCTGTGGATtatgactactgagcctgtgctcttgagcccaggacccaccactactgagcccacatgctacaATTATTGAAGCTCACTCATCAAGAGtctcctgtgctctgcagcaagagaagccactgcaatgagaagcaacCACAGTAGTGAAGAGTAACCTGGCTCACCCCAGCAAGAGAAACCtgggcaaagcaacaaagacacagtgtggctaaaactaaataaagaaagaaatattttaaaaataacacacaaaaaagaaaagaaaatgtattcttaaaaaatgttttaaaactctaACTGCACTTAAACTCTgaaatttagttatttattttaattgtggtTAATTACTTTAATATCCTGTTTTAATTACCAGTTTTCTAGAAGTCAGTGAACAGCTGACATTGTATGTCATGATATTTCTAGGGCTCAAGATGTCATTTTGGGAGCATGTTACTTTTTTCATTATAcaaatttttatgaaatttaaaaatatttgatgagGCCTGAATCAAATCAGCATCTGCACCAGCCTGCATGTATTCTGTAAGGACTTTAGTGACTCTGTGACCATATATGTCTTCACCTGTCTATTTGCAGGCTGTTTCCCTGCACAAGGTGAAAGCTAAGCAGGAAAAGAGTCTCTGTGGACACCATCACTGAAGGACCCCGCAGGGCAGACACACCAATGGGGTGACACTCACCTCGGAAGAGGTTGAGCCAGTCCATCAGTCCAGACATGGGGCGTGCAGGGAGTTCTGGGAGCAGAGGCTGAGGCACGTGCAGCTGTGCTGACTCACTCCTGTAAGAGAAAGATGGGGTTCATCCTTCTGCTGCCCAGGGCTTCTTAAACACAGCCTTTGCTATAAGACAGCATGCTTCAGCTGAACATTCTTCATCTAAATCCCTTCTCCACCCTCATAGAATTGAGCTGTTTTCGGAAATTAATTCTCACGCTTCTTCTTGCCCTGATTCCAGCCCATATCTCAGGGGAAATTGCCTCTGTAACCTCAAACTTGGAAAAAAGTAGTCTTTGCACCTCTACGTGCTTGTGATTTCAATATCTAAATCAGAAATTACTGACCTTTAAGAAATTTTTGCACTGAGCTGGATAATACCTCCCTCTGCCACAGCAACAAAAAGGCTAACTTCCTTTTGAGCAAGAAATCATACTCAGCAAAACAGGTGCAGACACACGTACACAAGCAATCTAGCATTATCTAGGCAAGTTAAGTCATTGCTTTGTTAAGTGCTGCTGTATCTCTTTCAGAGCCCCCAGGTGCCCTCATCAGTATCAAAAAGCTTACCGTTTCAGCTTGTCTTCCAATTcctggcaaggaaaaaaaaaaaaagacaagttagACCTTGTATATAGGCAACCAGGATTTGGCTTGGCAAAACTTCAGTAGAGTCCTAATCACCACCACCAGAAAACAGTctgagaaatctgttttccttttctttctgaaaaaaaaaacaaaccctctgAGACAACATATTTTACATGGATAGAATGTGTTCTTGATAAGTTAATAGAATGGAAGATGCAACGGAAAGGACAAGAGTTCTGATGACTCACCCTCTGCTTTCTGCATAATGATCTTTCCTGGGGCTTTTACCCAAAGTGCAGTAAGCTCCAAAGTAATGTCAAATGAAACCTGGTACATCCCAACAGGaattggaaatatacatatgcacatttatatgtatatctatacacatatacatacgcATATGAGCTTTGTCCAAATGTCTCCCATTATTACAcatttggagaccaaaaaatggAATCAGTACATAAGCTGTTCCTTTCTGGCTTTAATAGAAGCAAGTTACACAAGGAGATTTTGAAAAGGGAATATTCCCTGGGGAACATCTAGGATCAAAATACTGTAAAGCTTGCTCAGGCATAATtctaatgctgctaagtcgcttcagtcgtgtccaactctgtgcgaccccatagatggtggcccatcaggctccaccgtccctgggattcttcaggcaagaacactggagtgggttgccatttccttctccaatgcacgaaagagaaaagtgaaagtgaagttgctcagtcatgtccggctcttagccatagcgaccccatggattgcagcctaccaggcttctctggagtggggtaccattgccttctctgaaattatTCCTGAGTaaactataaatggaaaataactacAATGTACAACACTTTATAATGACTTAAAAGTACTATTTACATTTAgagtatgtattttaaatattattaaaacagaACTTAATATATCAACTTTATTAATTATATGTACATAATTTATACAAAAATGTTAAGGATTTTTTCCCCCATGGTTATAAGGACACCTCTAATCAAATTTTATCTATAATATTTCCAAGTAGGAGAGAATCCCACCTTAGTCACAGAGagtgaagaaatataccatgtcagGGACGTCAAAGGTGTGAACTTCAAGTCATGTATTTTCAAACACATCCTCAGTTCTTACCTGGAGCAGCTCCACGTCTAGTTTAGAGCACATTTGAATGAGCTCCTTGTGTATTTCTCGGAGCTCTCTCTTCTTTCCGAttatttcctcttgccttcttaTGAGTTGATTGTATATGTTTTGGCCTTCTTTTATAACACTCTCTACATAGTCATCTTCTTCCTCTGGGAGAAATGGGGGTGCCATCTGATAAGTTCTCCTAATCATGTCTCCATGTCGATACACATAAAACTGTTGAGAAATGAATTTCAACATCATTTAGTTTGCTCTGATTCATGTTCTCTCCCAAGAAGCTACATCCATCCTAAATGCATGCCCTCCCTCATCTCAGAAGCCCAGTTCATTCCTCTTTCCTtcactttgtttttattctttttaattgatcAGAAACCAAACCTACCCTTTCCTCAAACAACTGTCATCTAATTCAGGAGTTCCTGAAACACTTGGAGAAAATCTTTTCATGaatcatttctttcatatgcCTCCTGTTAAATGTGAAAGAGCCCATATAAGCAATTGAAATTTATGGGTGATTCATATGTCATATGCAATTTCCTCATTTCAATGCTAATACATAAGCTTGTGTTTCACCTAATATCTCCTGGCCTTCTCTTAGTGCCATGAAACATCTTTCTAAAAATGATTGCCTGTCCTCGAAGAGTTGTCCAGCCTCAATCATTTCTTTCTAGTGTTCTTTTCTCTATGAATCAGTTTTCTTCCTCCCCATAAGTTCACAGTCTTCTTCCCATATTGTTTGGAAGATCATTTCTCTTCACTCCATTTTACATTCCTCCTGGTATTGAATGATTCACTCTCTCATGCGCCAACTCTTTCTCCTTGTTCCTTTCCCCCTGAGTTGTTTAACATGTCACATTTTCTCCAACTTGAACCAATATCACCCTCTAGCCAGAGAGCAATCACTCTTCACCAGGATGGGCACACTCCTTAAAGTGCTGTCCGTGTTTGCTTTGTATCACCTGGGCTCATGTACTAATCAGATTGAAGTACCTTGTGGTTCCCAATGACATGCCTTTTACTTTCTGGAATGTATGACTGACAGAAATCTGTTCCTGAAATAACCCCTGgctttttaaacatttacttGAACTTCAAAACTGGAATTGATCTTAAACTTGAGAAGCTTTCCATGAGATCCTGAATCACATCTATGTAATCATCCACATCACACCATAAACCTCCACCTTAGAACTTTCTTCTAAtgggtattttgttttatttattgatcCATTGGATTCTAAAGAGCTCAAGAGGCATGAAAATGTTGGTTGAATGGTGCTTAGAAGATTTTTTCTGACGGTGTTCAACTCACTCTCTGAATTTCACTATACATGTTGATTTCAGCTCACTTTATTAATGGTAAGTTTCTCTCTGTCTGCCTCAATCTGTTTTTTCAGAGAAATATGTTCTTCTACTTACCATCCAAGGGTCAGTTCCTCTGCCATGTTTCTTGagatttctttcagtttcttgaaTCTTTTCCCATAAAGATCTTATTTGGTTTGCCAACATTTCCTGTAAAATAATTATGACTTTtagtacaagaaaataaaatacattggaGTTTCAGAGCCCAAAGATAGGGGTGTACTGACAGTTATGTGACAGTTATTAGATAAAAGTCCTCGAGGGAGACGCTAACAGACTACGACAGGTCATCAGGTGTCCCTGTTTTTCCTCACTCATGATCTCTTGTATGAAATTCTACACTAAAAATCCACACACCATTAGGTAATATCTGCCTAAGGTATGACTAATTTTCATCTGCTGCGACAACTTATATCAAAATTTGGATATAGGTATGTTTATCTTCTGTAAAATCCAATGTACTGTATCTTCCTTCTTGTCCAGGATTAGAAAACCTGTATTCAATGAAAAGTATTTTTGCACTTGTAGATTTTacagtttctttcttaaaatgaagGACCAACAGTGTCATTAGCATAATAATATATCGCCCAAATAATTTCAGTTAGTTTCATCAGCCAGCCATTGGATACAAGTTCTATAAAGCAGGTATACTGCTCTATATTCTTCACCCTTTATTATTGTTAACTAGATCTGTACGTGGCActcagtaaaagtgaaagttgctcagtcgtgttcaactctttgtgactccatgaactgtatagtccgtggaattctccaggccagaatactggagtgggtagcgtttcctttctccaggggatcttcccaacccagggatcaaacccaggtctccagcattgcaggtggatgctttaccagctgagccacaagggaagcccaagaatactggagtgggtagcctatcatttctccatgggatcttcccaacccagaatcaaaccggggtctcctgcattgcaggtgaattctttaccaactcaatAAAGAGAGGGTTTAAGCATCACCATTTTAATCTCTTAGGTGTACCATCCCCAAGCTTCCTAAGTGC
This window of the Capra hircus breed San Clemente chromosome 29, ASM170441v1, whole genome shotgun sequence genome carries:
- the LOC108634189 gene encoding tripartite motif-containing protein 43-like: MDSEIQEAFQKELTCLVCLNFLLDPVTIGCGHSFCRSCLCLFWEQAKVPASCPVCRQRSEQTNFKTNFLLKTLVSTVRKANLRQFLKCEEHLCGAHKQTKTIFCEADKSLLCLVCSQGQEHKTHRHCPAEEAAEESWEMLANQIRSLWEKIQETERNLKKHGRGTDPWMFYVYRHGDMIRRTYQMAPPFLPEEEDDYVESVIKEGQNIYNQLIRRQEEIIGKKRELREIHKELIQMCSKLDVELLQELEDKLKRSESAQLHVPQPLLPELPARPMSGLMDWLNLFRVNFLFSNEVSSHHIRLFDDARRLTYEHDSLHASSDGGTAKYFASWGDQSFTSGKQYWEMFVDSSWDWAVGVCKDSWIRKDDSILDESNRDNFLLVCVKQDDHYQLWTTAPTTPLYIERPLERVGVFLDCDSGSITFVDAAKRTLLWRYDDGVCTFPVRPFICTGHR